The genome window CCGACAAGACCCTGCGGCCCAACTTCGACACCTACAAGCTCCAGTCGGCGACCTGCGGCCAGGACGTGGTGGTGGTGCCCGGGGACTTCATGAGGCCCGTGGGAATCAGCATTTACGGCCACCCGTCTCACCAAGAGAGTGAATTTGAAATGCGCGTGTTTTACGATCAGACGGCGCCACAGGACCCGTACGACAAGGGCTCGTACCCCGCAGAAGACGAACAAGAGCAACAGAAAGCCCCTCAGGCGGCCGAGGACGACTTTCAAGAAGAAGAGTCTATCTTCTGGACTATCCTGATCGGCCTTTTGAAGATTATCGTTGAAATCTTGTTCTGAAGGTATTTGTCGGCGCTGTCATGGTAGACGGAGGAGCTCGTGCTTTTGCAGCACAGGTGGCCCTGATGCACGATAGTCTTTCTTTGTTGTGTTGGTGAGGAAATGTCATGTCATAATCTGTTTATGATTCACACAACTTAACATTTCCTTGGTTATGAGTAAATATACATGACTGGTAGAGCTTAACTTAAGACCTTTTGGCAGTCCTTATGGGCCACTGGTGAATTAGACATACATGTGATCCATAATTGTTCTGCTCCATATTCCTACAATCATCTTTCACCAAATTACACCACGcaaggcagcagcagccagcgcAGAACCatttgaaaagttgacattatGCTGATGTCAGTACTTTGTGGTGG of Myripristis murdjan chromosome 1, fMyrMur1.1, whole genome shotgun sequence contains these proteins:
- the c1h6orf120 gene encoding UPF0669 protein C6orf120 homolog gives rise to the protein MMLCCSGLVVALLLSQARGFLQAPDDDGVPEEWVLLHVVQGHIGAGNYSYLRLNHDGRIILHMRSLKGDADLYVSDKTLRPNFDTYKLQSATCGQDVVVVPGDFMRPVGISIYGHPSHQESEFEMRVFYDQTAPQDPYDKGSYPAEDEQEQQKAPQAAEDDFQEEESIFWTILIGLLKIIVEILF